One genomic region from Longimicrobiaceae bacterium encodes:
- a CDS encoding ABC transporter ATP-binding protein, with amino-acid sequence MQLVIENLSKTYPNGTHALRDVSLTIPQGMFGLLGPNGAGKSTLMRTIATLQEPDAGSIRLGDIDVLRDKDAVRRTLGYLPQEFGLYPKVSAIDLLDHFATLKGVVNARERKEVVRSLLEQTNLWQARRKHLGGFSGGMRQRFGIAVALIGNPKLIIVDEPTAGLDPAERVRFLNLLSELGENAVVILSTHIVDDVSELCSRMAIINHGEILQEAEPLAAIEQVTGRVWRRAIERDELPAFEAKHAVISSRLLAGRTVVHVLSDGPPAPGFEQVTASLEDVYFATMRARREADTAAAA; translated from the coding sequence ATGCAGCTCGTGATCGAGAACCTCTCCAAGACGTATCCCAACGGCACCCACGCGTTGCGCGACGTGAGCCTCACCATCCCGCAGGGCATGTTCGGCCTGCTGGGGCCCAACGGCGCCGGAAAGAGCACGCTCATGCGCACCATCGCCACGCTGCAGGAGCCGGACGCGGGCTCCATCCGCCTGGGCGACATCGACGTGCTGCGCGACAAGGACGCGGTGCGGCGCACGCTGGGCTACCTGCCGCAGGAGTTCGGGCTCTACCCCAAGGTCTCCGCCATCGACCTGCTGGACCACTTCGCCACGCTGAAGGGCGTCGTGAACGCGCGCGAGCGGAAGGAGGTGGTGCGCTCGCTGCTGGAGCAGACGAACCTGTGGCAGGCGCGGCGCAAGCACCTGGGCGGCTTCAGCGGGGGCATGCGGCAGCGGTTCGGCATCGCGGTGGCGCTCATCGGCAACCCCAAGCTCATCATCGTCGACGAGCCCACGGCGGGCCTCGACCCCGCCGAGCGCGTGCGGTTCCTGAACCTGCTCAGCGAGCTGGGTGAGAACGCCGTGGTCATCCTCTCCACGCACATCGTGGATGACGTGAGCGAGCTGTGCAGCCGCATGGCCATCATCAACCACGGCGAGATCCTGCAGGAGGCCGAGCCGCTGGCGGCCATCGAGCAGGTGACCGGCCGGGTGTGGCGCCGCGCCATCGAGCGCGACGAGCTGCCTGCGTTCGAGGCGAAGCACGCGGTGATCTCCAGCCGCCTGCTGGCGGGCCGCACGGTGGTGCACGTGCTGAGCGACGGGCCGCCTGCGCCCGGGTTCGAGCAGGTGACGGCGTCGCTCGAGGACGTGTACTTCGCGACCATGCGGGCCCGCCGCGAGGCGGACACCGCGGCCGCAGCGTAA